In Nitrospira sp., one genomic interval encodes:
- the mtaB gene encoding tRNA (N(6)-L-threonylcarbamoyladenosine(37)-C(2))-methylthiotransferase MtaB: protein MLSSHQPRASFHTLGCRLSQSETSMLADSLQRQGYRLVEYGEETDLLVLNTCSVTENAEKDCRYAVRKTLRHSPHAFVAVTGCYAQTGASRLQSVSGIDLIVGTQFKMNLPDYLPAPTELRKQPAAELRHSRTIDREDFVLPGTAYSDSTRALLKVQDGCDFMCSFCLIPFARGRERSRVLEDVLREARELAAHGYRELVLTGVNIGRYHHQGATLVDLLRALDRVPGVERIRISSIEPTTVPLDLLEYMAGSPKVCRYLHLPLQSGDDTILQAMNRRYNVEEYRRLVDHARALMPDLGLGTDLMVGFPGEDEDSFARTVQVVASLPFSYFHVFSYSARPGTAAARLDCPTPPGLIRRRSRALAELSRAKTVEFYQRYLGQTLPILFEQGERAGFRTGTSGHFMKVAVPARLVEAGSIHDVTITGVTDGLAYGRLADPGFSTSLRTLL from the coding sequence ATGCTTTCGTCGCACCAACCGCGCGCCTCGTTCCACACTCTTGGTTGCCGGCTCAGCCAATCGGAAACCTCGATGTTGGCGGACAGCCTACAACGCCAAGGGTACCGGCTCGTAGAATACGGCGAGGAGACCGATCTCCTTGTGCTCAATACCTGCTCCGTCACGGAAAACGCCGAAAAGGATTGTCGGTACGCGGTGCGCAAGACATTGCGTCATTCACCGCACGCCTTCGTCGCCGTCACCGGCTGCTATGCACAAACGGGCGCCTCCCGGCTCCAGAGCGTCTCGGGTATCGACTTGATCGTCGGCACGCAGTTCAAGATGAACCTGCCGGACTATCTGCCGGCACCGACCGAATTGCGGAAACAGCCGGCTGCGGAACTTCGGCATAGCCGCACGATCGACCGCGAAGACTTCGTCCTGCCGGGAACGGCCTACTCCGATTCCACGCGCGCCCTGCTGAAGGTCCAAGACGGGTGCGACTTCATGTGCAGCTTCTGCCTCATTCCCTTCGCGCGGGGGCGTGAACGCAGCCGGGTCCTGGAAGACGTGTTGCGTGAAGCACGGGAACTGGCCGCCCACGGCTATCGGGAGTTGGTGCTTACCGGCGTCAATATCGGCCGCTACCACCACCAGGGCGCGACGCTGGTGGACCTGTTGCGCGCGCTCGACCGCGTGCCAGGCGTCGAACGGATCAGAATTTCTTCCATCGAACCCACGACCGTTCCCCTCGACTTGCTGGAGTACATGGCGGGATCACCAAAGGTCTGTCGGTATCTGCACCTTCCGCTCCAAAGTGGAGACGATACGATTTTGCAGGCGATGAACCGCCGCTATAACGTCGAAGAATACAGGCGCTTAGTCGACCATGCTCGTGCGCTCATGCCGGATCTCGGGCTCGGAACGGACCTGATGGTGGGGTTTCCCGGTGAGGACGAAGATTCCTTCGCCAGAACGGTGCAAGTCGTGGCGAGCCTTCCCTTTTCTTACTTTCATGTGTTCAGCTATTCCGCGCGGCCCGGCACAGCGGCGGCCCGCCTCGACTGCCCGACTCCTCCCGGCCTGATACGACGGCGCAGCAGAGCTCTGGCGGAACTCTCGCGCGCGAAGACCGTAGAGTTCTACCAACGTTATCTTGGCCAAACCTTGCCGATCCTGTTCGAACAAGGAGAGCGGGCCGGTTTTCGAACCGGCACCAGCGGCCACTTCATGAAAGTGGCCGTTCCAGCACGACTCGTCGAAGCAGGCTCCATCCATGATGTGACGATCACCGGCGTCACGGATGGCCTGGCCTACGGGCGCCTCGCCGATCCCGGTTTTTCGACTTCTTTACGGACACTCCTATGA
- the miaB gene encoding tRNA (N6-isopentenyl adenosine(37)-C2)-methylthiotransferase MiaB — protein sequence MKAHKVHIETFGCQMNEYDSELVRSLLRKAGFEFTEDRERADVMLMNTCAIRENAHNKVFGHLSELKTVKEQRPLVVGVLGCMAQNLKEELTERQPLVDVLVGPDGYRQLPVLLAKALESEEQGHAQRGLAVDLSEYETYDDVLPERDGGMNAWIAIMRGCDNFCSFCVVPYTRGRERSRDPQGLLREVEAAVASGHSQITLLGQNVNSYRFEDWDFARLILAVAEVSGVQRVRFTSPHPKDFPPALLDAVAGHPNICKHIHLPLQSGNDRILDLMNRTYTRREYLDLVRLIRRRHPGIALTTDIICGFCSETEEEFLDTYRVVEEVTYQSAYVFKYSERKNTIAARKYPDDIPEEVKGERVSRLVDLQRPITARYNRGLIGQTLPVMVENDSKRSSDQWMGRTDTNITVIWNKDDAPATVGSIQPITIHEANAAALMGRLVRPLAHT from the coding sequence ATGAAAGCCCATAAAGTCCACATCGAAACCTTCGGCTGCCAAATGAACGAGTATGACTCGGAACTCGTGCGATCCCTGCTGCGCAAGGCGGGATTCGAGTTCACCGAAGACCGAGAACGAGCCGACGTCATGCTGATGAACACCTGCGCCATCCGCGAGAATGCCCACAATAAGGTGTTCGGCCATCTCTCGGAGCTCAAGACCGTCAAGGAACAACGCCCTCTGGTGGTCGGCGTGCTCGGATGCATGGCGCAGAACCTCAAGGAAGAGTTGACGGAGCGGCAACCGCTCGTCGATGTGCTCGTTGGTCCGGATGGATACCGTCAACTCCCCGTGCTGCTGGCCAAGGCCCTGGAGAGCGAGGAGCAGGGACACGCCCAACGAGGCCTGGCCGTCGACCTGTCTGAGTACGAGACCTACGACGACGTCCTGCCGGAACGTGACGGAGGGATGAACGCGTGGATCGCCATCATGCGCGGCTGCGATAACTTTTGTAGCTTCTGCGTCGTCCCCTACACGCGAGGGCGCGAACGGTCACGTGATCCGCAGGGACTGCTGCGTGAGGTGGAGGCTGCGGTGGCAAGCGGCCATTCTCAGATCACCTTGCTGGGGCAAAACGTCAACTCATACCGCTTCGAAGATTGGGACTTTGCGCGCCTCATCCTCGCGGTGGCGGAGGTGTCGGGCGTGCAACGCGTGCGGTTTACGTCTCCACATCCCAAGGATTTTCCGCCCGCCCTGCTGGATGCCGTGGCCGGCCACCCGAACATCTGCAAACACATCCACTTGCCGTTGCAGTCCGGAAACGATCGCATCTTGGATCTCATGAACCGTACCTATACCCGCCGGGAGTACCTCGACCTGGTCAGGCTCATCCGTCGGCGACATCCTGGGATCGCCCTGACCACCGACATCATTTGTGGGTTCTGCTCCGAAACGGAAGAGGAGTTTCTCGACACCTATCGAGTCGTCGAGGAAGTCACCTATCAGTCCGCCTACGTGTTCAAATACTCCGAGCGCAAAAACACGATCGCCGCTCGGAAATATCCGGATGACATTCCCGAAGAGGTGAAAGGTGAACGCGTCAGCCGTCTGGTGGACCTGCAACGTCCGATCACGGCCCGTTACAACAGGGGCCTGATTGGGCAGACGCTGCCGGTCATGGTCGAGAACGACTCCAAGCGGTCTTCCGATCAATGGATGGGTCGGACCGATACGAATATTACGGTCATCTGGAATAAGGACGATGCGCCGGCTACCGTGGGTAGCATTCAGCCCATCACGATCCACGAGGCCAATGCCGCCGCCTTGATGGGGCGCCTCGTTCGCCCCCTTGCCCACACTTGA